The genomic DNA CATACTTGCATTGAATTGATCAATGAGGGATTTGAGGTGGTGATTCTTGATAACTTATCGAACAGTTCATTTGAAGTCATACATCGTATCAAAGAAATAACAGGTAAGAAGCCTCATTTTATTCATGGCGATCTCTTGGATGAAAAGGAACTCCAAAAAGTGTTCAATGTATACGACATAGAAGCCGTTCTCCATTTTGCAGGTTTGAAAGCAGTAGGGGAGTCGGTCCATTTTCCACTTCGTTATTATCATAACAATGTTACAGGTACACTGAATTTGTCTAAGGCCATGCAAGAAACTGGAACAAAGAAGATGGTTTTCAGTTCTTCAGCTACTGTTTATAGTTTGCATGGAACTCCCCCTTTCAATGAAGAAACACCTTTGGGAGCGATGAATCCCTATGGAAGAACAAAGCAAATGGTAGAAGAGATGATGCATGATCTTTATCATGCGGATCCTGAATGGAGCATTTCTCTTCTAAGATATTTCAATCCAATAGGAGCACACCCAAGTGGATTGATAGGTGAGGATCCTCAAGGTCTTCCGAATAACCTGATTCCATATATCACTCAAGTCTGCGTCGGGAAACTTCCGTATTTGAACATCTATGGGAATGATTACGATACACATGATGGTACAGGGGTAAGAGATTATATCCATGTTTGTGATCTAGCTCGAGGTCACGTGTTAGCACTAAAGGACTTGTATAACAAGAGAGGCGTTTCAACTTATAACTTAGGTACTGGAAGAGGATATAGTGTCATGGAAATCGTTGAAACCTTTGAACGGATTACCGGAAATCGGATTCCATATCGATTCACGGAAAGAAGACCTGGAGATATACACGTTTGTCTTGCCGATCCGAATAAAGCAGCGCTTGAATTAGGCTGGCAAGCAGAAAAAGATTTGACGGAGATGTGCAAGGATACATGGAAATGGCAGAAAAACAATCCTGATGGTTATTCCACCGCAAAGAAAGTAGTCGTTACAAGCTGATTTGTCCCGCTATGTTCGTTATTAAGAATTAAAAAGCACGCCACTATATCGAAGAGGGTGATTGTATGATCCGTAAATTGAATGGGGAGCTTATTTCGTATATCCATAATCGAAAAGTGAGTTTAACGCACATTGAAGAGGATATCGGCTTGTTGAAAATCGACAATCAAACCGTGGGGAAATGTCCATTTTCATATACGAAATCGGAGATTGAAAAGGTAGAACAGATGGCAAAAACCAGAAGGGTATACATTGAAGACGATGAGGTCTTATATAAAGATTTGTCAGTTGGAACGTTAATTGACTACAAAGGGTAGGTTTGAATATTAAAAATGAAGCATTGCGAGTCTTCAATATGACTTGCAATGCTTCATTTTGTTTCTTGTTTCTTTTTCCACTTGTTAAATTCCAAAAAGTCTTTGAAATCATCTTTTGATATTCCGGATGCCATCGCTTCATGAACAAGATCGAGCCATTCATCGTCGAGCGATTCATCATCGTTTGTTTTTGCAGGTTCGTCTAACAAAGCTTCCAATGGAACATGTAGAACTTTCGAAACCTTCTCCAGGAACTGTATGGAAGGGTTTGATTGAATATTACGTTCAATGGAACTTAGATATGATTTGGCTATTCCAGCTTTCTCAGCTAGTTCGGTTAAAGATAAGCCATTTCGATTTCTGTAATATTTTAATCGGTCTCCTATCATAATTAACTCCTTAAATCCTTTATTACTACTCACAAACCATTATATCATATTTATGTACCATAAGGTTAAGCAACTAACTTTTATTACTTACTTGACCTGTTGAAAGAGTCTTTATGAATGATCGGACTTCAGCTACCGTAAATCCTTGGCGTTTCGCTTCCTTAATTAAATTTACCCATTGCATGTCCAGGTTGTCAGATTGACTTCTCTCACTCATTAGAGATTCCCTCCTTCGAACACTCTCCCTCATGGTAGTCCAGCCCTCATAGTATAAGAACCTTAGATCTGTGACTTTGCGTCCCCGCTTTTCAACGGGTTTGCCGTTTAACAGAGAGGTTGTCCGGATTTTATCTTATTACTATGATATGACAGAGATGATACAAAAGTTGTAGTTCCGCGTAAGAAAAAACTTCTATTTTTGTCGAATGGACATAGAACATCCGACAAAATGCCCTGTTAATTCCCTTTAACTACCTTTTACTTCCCCTTTAGTCGTAATGTTAAAACCTTTATTTTCCAATCGAGCAACCTATTATTTTCGAATCTTTTGTATTTGCGTGGTCTGCTTTACAAAAGGAATGATACTCGTTATAATAAAATTCCTGCATTGTTAGTGACACGTTTATGTCTTAAACCGATGTCATGACATAGGGAACCCTAGATCTCAATCTGGACGTCATGCCGTTATTCGGAAGACGAAAGGATTGATGCGGGTACCCACCTGCCAATAGTGGGTTTATGAGTCATGAAGTGTCACGGCAAGTGCGGGATACATATAACATTTACAAAGTGAGCCGGCTTCTATCAGAATTACATGGAGGCTGGCTCTTCTTATTTGTAGGATATGATACAATTGGATTGGGTATGTCCATTGCAAAGGGGATTTTATGATGAAAAATCGATTTATAATTATAGATGGATTCAATTTGTTGAGCAGATGTTATTTTGCAACGAGCTATGGTCGAGAGGACCATGAATTAACGACGAACAGCGCAGGGCTATATACGAATGCACTACGGGTGAAGATTCAGAAGCTGCTTAATCTCATTGAGGAGTATGAGCCTTCTCATTTTGCGATTGCATGGGATGTGAAGCGGGAAGAAACCCTTCGCCGACAGCGATATGCAGATTATAAGGATACAAGGAATGAACTTCCTGAACCATTGATCCAACAATATAATACAGTCACAGAAGTATTTGACATCATCGGCATTCCGCAGCTCACGATCAGCCCTTATGAAGCGGATGATATTATGGGAACCTTATCAAGGCGGTGGTCGGAGGAAATGGATGGCGATTGCTTCATCTACAGCAACGATCGCGACCTACTTCAACTACTGACCGATAAAGTATCACAAATCATTGCAAAGAAAAAAGAAGAAAATCCATATACACTCAAACATTTTACTGATGAATATGGCATCCAGCCTAACCAGTGGATTGATGTGAAGGCATTACTTGGAGATAAAAGTGATAATATCCCTGGTGTCCATGGTGTTGGTGAAAAAGCTGCATTACCGATGATCCAACAATATGGATCTGTTGAAGCGATTTATGAAGAAGAAGAATTGGACCCGATTTTCAAGAGATACAGGAAGCAGATTGAGGCAGGCCGTGATATGGCGATACTAAGTAAAGAACTTGTCACAATTGATACGCAAATCCCATTATTGAATGAAACACCTTGGGATGGATTTGCGATGAGGCTGGATCGAGAAAAATTGAAACAGGAAGTGGATCGTCTCGAATTACGGATCAGAATGTAGAAAAGATAAAAGAGCTGACTAAAAAGTATGGTAAAACGTCCTTTTTAGTCAGCTCTAATTTTTGTAATCATATAAGAATAGGCCAGACCATAAGGTCCACCTCATTCTTTATTCAGATGAATCGCTTCACGAGCCAGTTTATCAGCGTTTTTATTTTGGGAGCTCGGAATCCATTTTATAAAAAAGAGATCCAGTTCATCTTTCAGGACGAGGACCTGTTGAAGTAATGGCTGATAAAGATTTTTCTTCACGTATTCTTTTTCGACTGCTTGTTCCACGAGCTGTGAATCTGTTCGGAAAGACACGATTTGATAGCCATTTTCAATACATATTTTCAATGCATGGATAAGTGCGTGATATTCCGCTTCATGGTTGGTCATTCTTCCCAAAGGGATGGAAAAAGATTTTGCACCCTCCGGTGTCCCTTTTATGAAAATTCCGGCGCCTGATGGACCTGGATTTCCTGAGCTTGCACCATCTACATAAACATCAATCATACAATCACCTGTTATTATTGATAAGGTTTATTTTAACATACAAGTTGGGAATAGCTACTACCGTATCTGAATGTAGACCGTTCACGGTCTGTTTGTTTTTGATCTGTACGAAGTTTTTTAAAAGAGGATGATCTTTATAGGAAATGATTCTCGTCATCCTCTTTATAAAAAGGAGGTTCACGCGATGAGGCTGGAGAATAGTAGAGTGATGGCATTGGTTGAAAACGATTTTGAAGACCTTGAGCTATGGTACCCCGTATTGCGGTTACGTGAGGAGGGGGTGACCGTCCATATTGTCGGTGCCGAAGAGAACAAAGAATATAAAGGGAAATACGGCGTTCCGGCAGTAGCCGACTACAGTTATGAAGACGTAAACTATTATGAGTACGATGGCATTCTTGTCCCAGGTGGTTGGGCTCCAGACAAACTTCGTCGAGATAAAAAAGTCATTGAAATCGTACAATATATGAATGACCAGAAACGAACAATCGGGCAGATCTGTCATGCAGGCTGGGTATTGATCTCAGCGAATATCCTGAAAGACAAAGTGGTGACGAGTACGCCAGGAATAAAAGATGATATGAAAAATGCAGGTGCAATCTGGCGAGATGAAGCCGTGACGGTCGATGGACATATCGTTTCCAGCCGCCGGCCACCGGATTTACCGGATTATACGCGGGAGCTCATCAAGGTGCTAGAAGAAAACAACCGAGATTAACCACTCCTTCGCGGGTGGTTTTCTCTTTTATTCGTGGTATATGGTTTCTTTTTATCAATAAAATAAAACTAGAAAAGGCATACTGAAAGTAAATGAACACACAGGAGTGAGACAAGTGGAAAGAAGGGTTGTGACAGAAGAAATTGAATGGACATTAAAGACGTATTGCAGGGATTGTTTTGTATGTGAAGCGTTTAAAAAGGACTATGGGAAGAATTACGCGCAAAGCTTTTGCAACCGAGATTGTTCAATCGGTAAAAGACTTCAGATGCTTGGGGAATCATTATCCTCGAAAAGAGTAGAAGGATAACGGATTTTCTGTTACTTTTGCTCCACATCCTCGCATTTATGGTAAAATAAACGTATCATTTTCAGATAGAGGGTAGGGCAAAAGATATATGCATCATAACTCGACAGGAGAATTCATCCAGTTTCTGAGTAGCAAAGGCTTCCACCTAAGCGATGATGACATCGCGTTCATCTATTTTGGGAAAAAGTATACGGATGCACCAGATGAGCTGGTCAACGTTGCGATTGAAACGACGTTGAAGGTACAAGTCTCATTTGATGGAAGCTATTACATCGCTTTGTTAGAGGCGATGAAACAATCGGGTGCTCAAACTCAATATGAAGCGAAACGATTTGTGCGTAGGGAAGAGATCGTTCCGAATACATAAGAAGAACAGCATGAAGGCTATGCTGTTTTTTACATTTTTAAGCCAAAGATCTTTAAGGGGTTGAGAATAGATGCTCGAATCGATTGAAACGTTTGTAAAGG from Pseudalkalibacillus sp. SCS-8 includes the following:
- a CDS encoding helix-turn-helix domain-containing protein; this translates as MIGDRLKYYRNRNGLSLTELAEKAGIAKSYLSSIERNIQSNPSIQFLEKVSKVLHVPLEALLDEPAKTNDDESLDDEWLDLVHEAMASGISKDDFKDFLEFNKWKKKQETK
- a CDS encoding anti-repressor SinI family protein, translating into MSERSQSDNLDMQWVNLIKEAKRQGFTVAEVRSFIKTLSTGQVSNKS
- a CDS encoding reverse transcriptase-like protein; translated protein: MIDVYVDGASSGNPGPSGAGIFIKGTPEGAKSFSIPLGRMTNHEAEYHALIHALKICIENGYQIVSFRTDSQLVEQAVEKEYVKKNLYQPLLQQVLVLKDELDLFFIKWIPSSQNKNADKLAREAIHLNKE
- the galE gene encoding UDP-glucose 4-epimerase GalE; this translates as MLVLVTGGTGYIGSHTCIELINEGFEVVILDNLSNSSFEVIHRIKEITGKKPHFIHGDLLDEKELQKVFNVYDIEAVLHFAGLKAVGESVHFPLRYYHNNVTGTLNLSKAMQETGTKKMVFSSSATVYSLHGTPPFNEETPLGAMNPYGRTKQMVEEMMHDLYHADPEWSISLLRYFNPIGAHPSGLIGEDPQGLPNNLIPYITQVCVGKLPYLNIYGNDYDTHDGTGVRDYIHVCDLARGHVLALKDLYNKRGVSTYNLGTGRGYSVMEIVETFERITGNRIPYRFTERRPGDIHVCLADPNKAALELGWQAEKDLTEMCKDTWKWQKNNPDGYSTAKKVVVTS
- a CDS encoding 5'-3' exonuclease; translation: MKNRFIIIDGFNLLSRCYFATSYGREDHELTTNSAGLYTNALRVKIQKLLNLIEEYEPSHFAIAWDVKREETLRRQRYADYKDTRNELPEPLIQQYNTVTEVFDIIGIPQLTISPYEADDIMGTLSRRWSEEMDGDCFIYSNDRDLLQLLTDKVSQIIAKKKEENPYTLKHFTDEYGIQPNQWIDVKALLGDKSDNIPGVHGVGEKAALPMIQQYGSVEAIYEEEELDPIFKRYRKQIEAGRDMAILSKELVTIDTQIPLLNETPWDGFAMRLDREKLKQEVDRLELRIRM
- a CDS encoding type 1 glutamine amidotransferase domain-containing protein → MRLENSRVMALVENDFEDLELWYPVLRLREEGVTVHIVGAEENKEYKGKYGVPAVADYSYEDVNYYEYDGILVPGGWAPDKLRRDKKVIEIVQYMNDQKRTIGQICHAGWVLISANILKDKVVTSTPGIKDDMKNAGAIWRDEAVTVDGHIVSSRRPPDLPDYTRELIKVLEENNRD
- a CDS encoding zinc-finger domain-containing protein, yielding MERRVVTEEIEWTLKTYCRDCFVCEAFKKDYGKNYAQSFCNRDCSIGKRLQMLGESLSSKRVEG
- a CDS encoding DUF6123 family protein, which translates into the protein MHHNSTGEFIQFLSSKGFHLSDDDIAFIYFGKKYTDAPDELVNVAIETTLKVQVSFDGSYYIALLEAMKQSGAQTQYEAKRFVRREEIVPNT